One segment of Erigeron canadensis isolate Cc75 chromosome 2, C_canadensis_v1, whole genome shotgun sequence DNA contains the following:
- the LOC122587292 gene encoding 50S ribosomal protein L1: MAAHRLLSQARQIRTSYLFNPSTFQSLHRSLCSSSSSQDLNLKNPQQSSSAPVQPVSYPIKPKDPVTQNPQPNDPNAQNPQPINPESWSREDARFFKDYNPVSYGSKVAPLPEDKVSGENDGLSNEEMEEERRKIEMENRIMRRVFRGNVDEPKVPFPTLIKRKKENDKGQKVVHDLKEAVHLVKANAKRNFDETLEAHVKLAVDLRRTDLKLTGSLSLPHGSGKALRVAVFAEGAAADEARAAGADMVGGEDLIEGIKSGKINLKEIDKCIAVPQLMPRIGKEISKKLNRLTPNARDGSVTTEISKAVKEAKKNIKFKKDKSAIVHVGLGKVSFTEEALCENVGAFVNALLLAKPPGLKKSSKYAGYVTTFHICSTMGPSFPVSIQSLSIAADRYTKLQMR, translated from the exons atggCGGCTCACCGTCTCCTCTCTCAAGCCCGACAAATCCGAACATCATACTTATTCAATCCTTCTACATTTCAGTCCCTTCACAGATCACTCTgctcttcatcttcttcacaagaTCTCAATCTTAAAAACCCCCAACAATCATCATCTGCACCAGTCCAGCCCGTTTCTTACCCAATCAAACCCAAAGACCCAGTTACCCAAAACCCACAACCCAATGACCCGAATGCCCAAAACCCACAACCCATTAACCCGGAAAGTTGGAGCAGAGAAGATGCAagattttttaaagattataaCCCGGTTTCGTATGGGAGTAAAGTTGCACCATTGCCGGAAGATAAAGTGAGTGGGGAAAATGATGGGTTGAGTAATGAGGAAATGGAGGAGGAAAGGAGGAAAATTGAGATGGAAAATAGAATTATGAGAAGGGTTTTTCGCGGTAATGTAGACGAGCCCAAAGTTCCGTTTCCGACTTTGATTAAGCGGAAAAAGGAGAATGATAAAGGTCAGAAAGTTGTTCATGATCTTAAAGAGGCGGTCCATCTTGTCAAG GCGAATGCCAAGCGcaattttgatgagactttggAAGCACATGTGAAACTAGCTGTTGATCTGCGTCGAACTGATCTG AAACTTACTGGTTCACTATCTCTTCCTCATGGCAGTGGAAAG GCCCTTCGGGTGGCTGTGTTTGCTGAAGGGGCAGCTGCTGATGAGGCTAGAGCTGCAGGTGCTGATATGGTGGGCGGTGAGGACCTAATTGAAGGAATTAAAAGTG GCAAAATTAACTTAAAAGAAATTGACAAGTGTATCGCAGTTCCTCAATTGATGCCACGTATAGGAAAAGAG ATTTCAAAAAAACTCAACCGTTTGACTCCAAACGCAAGA GATGGTTCTGTTACTACTGAAATCTCTAAAGCAGTGAAAGAAGCAAAGAAAAACATCAAGTTTAAGAAAGACAAGTCTGCTATTGTTCATGTTGGTCTTGGAAAG GTCAGTTTTACAGAAGAGGCTTTATGTGAAAACGTGGGTGCATTTGTTAATGCTCTTCTGCTTGCAAAACCTCCTGGATTGAAGAAAA GTTCCAAGTATGCTGGATACGTGACCACATTTCATATTTGTAGCACG ATGGGCCCATCTTTCCCTGTTTCAATCCAGTCGTTGTCAATAGCAGCTGATCGTTACACCAAACTGCAAATGAGATAA
- the LOC122589450 gene encoding pentatricopeptide repeat-containing protein At1g77405: MSSKYANIVNQILTAIIQNRRFDSNLATPLPLSHHFSNQVVVEVLRSIPRYFFQSTRSIGRQTGFRHRAPLKQRNLYEETVKFRKGVMVLGPAAYRDPKKVKLGLDKALEFYYWVETQCGFSHNEMTCREMSIVLAKGNRLKELYSFLKDMSRRSSGGLVTTETMTCLVKVLGEEGLVNEALAAFYRMKQFHCRPDVCAYNTVIYALCKVGNFKMAKFLFEQMELPGFRCPPDTYTYTILISSYCKHSLQTGCKKAIRRRMWEANHLFRIMLFKGFKPDVVTYNCLIDGCCKTYRIERALELFDDMLKQGCSPNRVTYNSFIRYYSATNEIDKAMEMVQRMQELNHGQPTTSSYTPIIHALCEAGKALEAWEKLVELVDGGSIPRDYTYRLVHETVKSSGRMDLLDNEICGRIEDGIKNRSKQVMKVKPVMSAKPQISIGDNGDLE, translated from the coding sequence ATGTCTTCAAAGTATGCAAATATTGTGAACCAAATATTGACTGCAATCATCCAAAACCGTCGATTTGATTCAAATCTTGCTACCCCGTTACCTTTAAGCCATCATTTTTCAAACCAAGTGGTCGTCGAGGTATTAAGATCGATACCGAGATACTTTTTTCAGTCCACAAGATCCATTGGTCGTCAAACGGGCTTTAGACACCGAGCTCCTTTAAAACAAAGAAACCTTTATGAAGAAACGGTTAAGTTTCGTAAAGGGGTGATGGTACTTGGACCGGCTGCCTATAGAGACCCGAAAAAAGTGAAGTTGGGATTGGATAAGGCTCTAGAGTTTTATTATTGGGTTGAAACACAATGTGGGTTTAGTCATAATGAAATGACTTGTAGAGAGATGAGTATTGTTTTGGCTAAAGGAAATAGATTGAAAGAGCTTTATAGTTTTTTAAAGGATATGTCGAGAAGAAGTAGCGGTGGGCTAGTCACGACGGAGACCATGACCTGTTTAGTTAAAGTGTTGGGAGAAGAAGGGTTGGTAAATGAAGCATTGGCTGCGTTTTACCGAATGAAACAGTTTCACTGTAGACCGGATGTTTGTGCGTATAATACAGTAATTTATGCGTTATGTAAAGTTGGTAACTTTAAAATGGCTAAGTTTTTGTTTGAGCAAATGGAGTTGCCGGGGTTTAGGTGTCCACCTGATACTTACACGTATACGATTTTGATTAGTAGTTATTGTAAACATAGTTTGCAGACCGGGTGTAAGAAGGCTATCAGGAGGAGAATGTGGGAAGCTAATCATTTGTTCCGGATCATGCTGTTTAAGGGTTTTAAACCTGATGTTGTAACGTataattgtttgattgatggttGTTGCAAGACTTATAGAATCGAGAGGGCTCTTGAATTGTTTGATGATATGCTCAAACAGGGTTGTTCTCCGAATCGGGTTACTTACAATTCGTTCATAAGATATTATTCAGCAACTAATGAGATTGATAAGGCTATGGAGATGGTGCAACGGATGCAAGAATTGAACCATGGGCAGCCCACTACAAGCTCGTATACCCCTATCATCCATGCTTTATGTGAAGCGGGAAAAGCATTAGAGGCATGGGAGAAGCTAGTTGAATTGGTTGATGGAGGGTCGATACCTAGAGATTATACGTATAGATTAGTTCATGAAACAGTAAAGTCTTCTGGGAGGATGGATTTATTAGATAATGAGATTTGTGGAAGAATTGAAGATGGTATCAAGAATAGATCTAAGCAAGTAATGAAAGTGAAACCAGTTATGTCTGCAAAGCCCCAAATTAGTATCGGTGATAATGGTGATTTGGAATAG
- the LOC122586361 gene encoding uncharacterized protein LOC122586361 → MAIDDSFVKPGAVPFKWEIRPGVPKPVNHHHKPPSNERKSSLKPPPASPTSFHFPSSPRTQSSRFQFDSKRSIMGRPEVVSTLGCFPTTRNKGDSQRKTNKLHVDPVYKSDLETLSHWSMSTRKSPSPFYDSPSSSSFSSYRSSPRVVTDVEWAGYGLF, encoded by the coding sequence ATGGCTATAGATGACTCCTTTGTTAAACCAGGTGCGGTTCCATTCAAGTGGGAAATTAGGCCCGGTGTCCCTAAGCCCGTAAACCATCATCACAAACCACCATCCAACGAACGTAAATCGTCTCTTAAGCCACCACCAGCTAGTCCAACATCATTCCATTTCCCCTCCTCGCCACGAACCCAATCTAGTCGTTTTCAGTTTGATAGTAAGCGCTCCATAATGGGTCGGCCCGAGGTTGTATCTACATTGGGTTGCTTTCCAACAACCCGAAATAAAGGAGATAGTCAAAGAAAAACTAATAAACTTCATGTAGACCCTGTCTATAAATCGGACCTTGAGACATTGTCACATTGGTCCATGTCTACTAGAAAGTCGCCTTCACCATTTTATGACTCGCcgtcttcttcttccttctcgTCCTACCGATCATCACCACGCGTGGTGACCGATGTGGAATGGGCAGGGTACGGTCTATTTTAA